A stretch of Treponema vincentii F0403 DNA encodes these proteins:
- a CDS encoding leucine-rich repeat domain-containing protein, with protein MEQISALRLTAEEESNVQLLEITDGIVIGVTNSAYLTGSLILPDTITEIAHHAFESCSGLTRIVIPDSVTKIGDWLFRDCTDLKEVIIGSGISKIGIGAFFDCTHLSTITIPQGITEIGNNAFCNIRSDAQFTVASNAVKKLLKHSDSSIQDEHIIVNRLSGEVFTP; from the coding sequence ATGGAACAGATATCTGCATTACGGCTTACTGCTGAAGAAGAATCAAATGTACAGTTGCTGGAAATAACAGACGGGATAGTTATCGGCGTAACAAATAGCGCCTACCTTACTGGAAGTCTTATATTACCGGATACAATTACGGAAATTGCTCATCACGCCTTTGAAAGCTGCAGCGGTCTCACACGTATTGTTATACCTGATAGTGTTACTAAAATCGGTGACTGGCTTTTCCGCGATTGTACCGATTTAAAAGAGGTTATTATTGGAAGCGGTATTTCAAAAATCGGTATTGGAGCTTTCTTTGATTGCACTCATTTAAGCACTATCACCATACCGCAGGGCATTACCGAAATCGGAAATAATGCCTTTTGTAATATTCGAAGTGATGCACAGTTTACCGTAGCAAGCAATGCAGTAAAAAAACTACTAAAGCATTCTGACAGTTCTATACAAGATGAACACATTATCGTAAATCGATTGAGCGGTGAGGTATTCACCCCATAG